The following are from one region of the Paenibacillus sp. JZ16 genome:
- a CDS encoding 3-hydroxyacyl-CoA dehydrogenase family protein, with the protein MYFKKIGVVGGGTMGQGIAEMLAAKGLDVLLVEKTPEKLDYSYRMIETSLDKQLEKWGITQAEKKLILNRIQKVTHFAELSTCDMVIETIIEDLEAKKEVFTQLDQVCPSHVILASNTSTLSLTELASSTKYPERVIGMHFIHPVSKVDLVEIIRGLKTSDHTFTETKRFVEEVSDKKGIMVYESPGFVTTRMITLMINEAMHLLQEGVASAEDIDDAMRIGYNFQHGPLEMADRFGLDSILAALERMFREYGELKYRPSIVLKKLVRAGQLGVKTGEGFFKYDKDGDRV; encoded by the coding sequence ATGTACTTCAAAAAAATCGGCGTCGTAGGCGGCGGGACTATGGGGCAGGGCATTGCGGAGATGCTGGCAGCCAAAGGTCTTGACGTACTGCTCGTAGAGAAAACTCCAGAGAAACTGGACTATTCATACCGAATGATCGAGACCAGTCTAGATAAACAATTGGAGAAGTGGGGGATTACCCAGGCAGAGAAGAAATTGATACTGAACCGGATTCAAAAAGTAACTCATTTTGCCGAGCTTAGCACCTGCGATATGGTGATTGAGACCATTATAGAGGACTTGGAAGCGAAGAAAGAGGTCTTTACACAGCTTGATCAAGTATGTCCGAGCCATGTGATATTAGCAAGTAATACATCCACGCTTAGTTTGACGGAGCTCGCCAGCTCCACCAAATATCCTGAGCGTGTTATTGGCATGCACTTCATTCATCCTGTTTCCAAGGTAGACCTTGTTGAAATCATCCGCGGTCTGAAAACTTCCGATCATACGTTTACGGAAACGAAGCGCTTTGTTGAAGAAGTTTCGGATAAAAAAGGCATCATGGTATATGAGTCTCCAGGTTTCGTTACAACCCGCATGATTACCCTCATGATCAATGAAGCGATGCACTTGCTGCAAGAGGGCGTGGCTTCGGCGGAGGATATCGATGACGCAATGAGAATCGGATATAACTTCCAGCATGGACCGCTTGAGATGGCCGACCGTTTCGGTTTGGATTCCATTCTCGCTGCGCTGGAGCGCATGTTCCGCGAGTACGGCGAACTGAAATACCGTCCATCGATTGTCTTGAAGAAACTGGTCCGCGCAGGGCAACTGGGCGTTAAAACCGGAGAAGGCTTTTTCAAGTACGATAAGGATGGTGACCGGGTATGA
- a CDS encoding HAD family hydrolase translates to MRYKAIIFDLDNTLLDYSQSERICMQQALEHYRLHEDLTWEEFWSTFGPINFNYWMNRIQNNHDIRQVLEHSFTDTFLRLKREFNQFREISETYWGLFCSSNHMEPNADLILEHLHGDFALGVISNGIGEAQRKRLTTGGLFHYFDSFIISDEVKCWKPDPQIFELALQELAVGPGEVLYIGDSLTDDYEGATRAGIDFCYYNRRGTPLSDHHRPAYVIRNLLEIKDLA, encoded by the coding sequence ATGAGATACAAGGCCATTATTTTTGATCTGGATAACACGTTATTAGACTATAGTCAGAGTGAAAGGATATGCATGCAGCAAGCGCTGGAGCACTACCGGCTGCATGAGGATCTGACGTGGGAGGAATTCTGGAGCACGTTCGGACCGATTAATTTTAATTATTGGATGAACCGAATTCAGAACAATCACGATATTAGGCAGGTGCTGGAGCATTCCTTCACGGATACCTTCCTAAGGTTGAAGCGGGAGTTCAATCAATTCCGGGAGATATCGGAAACTTACTGGGGGTTGTTTTGCAGTTCCAACCATATGGAGCCTAATGCCGACCTTATTTTGGAGCATCTGCATGGTGACTTTGCGCTAGGGGTCATATCCAACGGCATTGGCGAAGCACAGCGTAAACGCCTGACAACAGGAGGATTGTTTCATTATTTTGACTCCTTCATCATTTCGGATGAGGTGAAGTGCTGGAAGCCAGACCCGCAGATCTTTGAACTCGCATTGCAGGAATTGGCGGTAGGTCCAGGCGAGGTGTTATACATAGGGGATTCGCTTACGGATGATTATGAAGGAGCAACGAGAGCCGGAATTGATTTTTGTTATTATAATCGCCGGGGTACCCCTTTAAGTGATCATCATCGTCCTGCTTATGTGATCAGGAATCTCCTGGAGATCAAGGATCTGGCTTAG
- a CDS encoding redox-sensing transcriptional repressor Rex translates to MKSEKISEAVVRRLPVYLRYLNELQKREVSTVSSQELGQKLDLNPAQIRKDLAYFGDFGRKGIGYDVSYLIEKIRQILKLDQKINVALIGAGNLGHALSNYNAFLKDNMKIVAVFDSYSPKVGMKINNLVVQPMEELEKTVHEYGIRIGIITVPDFEAQNVANQLIAAGIEAILNFAPTILKAPPHIRIHTADFTTDLQSLAYYLDNGKEDAAHDDNEVDG, encoded by the coding sequence ATGAAATCGGAAAAAATTTCGGAAGCCGTGGTCCGCAGATTACCTGTATACTTGCGCTATTTGAATGAGCTTCAGAAAAGGGAGGTCTCCACGGTTTCCTCCCAGGAACTGGGGCAGAAACTGGACCTCAATCCTGCTCAAATTCGTAAGGACCTAGCGTATTTCGGTGATTTTGGACGGAAAGGGATCGGATATGACGTATCTTATCTGATCGAGAAAATTCGCCAGATTCTAAAGCTGGACCAGAAGATCAATGTCGCATTGATTGGGGCCGGTAATCTTGGACATGCATTATCGAATTACAATGCATTTCTGAAGGACAATATGAAGATTGTGGCGGTTTTCGATTCGTATTCTCCCAAAGTTGGTATGAAAATTAACAATTTGGTCGTACAGCCGATGGAGGAACTGGAGAAGACGGTTCATGAGTACGGCATTCGTATCGGGATTATCACCGTTCCGGATTTTGAGGCGCAGAATGTAGCGAATCAACTAATCGCGGCAGGCATCGAGGCTATCCTGAATTTTGCGCCGACCATCCTGAAAGCTCCACCCCATATCCGGATCCATACGGCAGATTTTACTACGGATTTGCAGAGTTTGGCCTATTATTTGGATAACGGCAAGGAGGATGCAGCACATGACGACAACGAAGTGGATGGTTAA
- a CDS encoding cell wall elongation regulator TseB-like domain-containing protein, protein MKKKTKWILLSVSGVLLLLLGLQLYYSYVMKDAWNEERMAIAAAKQHGQLVTSGKTYKSVWGEDNNYWVISGKDQDNQDRMVWVKFTDDNVPVEGADAVQSVLLNTGLSEDQMREQIYNELPGAEIKRLLPGMYEGEYAWQLQYEHNGQRGYRFYRFQDGNTIGNDIILPNQ, encoded by the coding sequence TTGAAGAAAAAAACGAAGTGGATATTGCTGAGTGTATCCGGCGTGCTGCTGTTACTGCTTGGTTTACAGCTCTATTATTCATATGTGATGAAAGATGCTTGGAATGAAGAAAGAATGGCAATTGCTGCCGCCAAACAGCATGGCCAATTGGTTACGTCCGGGAAGACCTATAAATCGGTGTGGGGCGAGGACAATAACTATTGGGTGATAAGCGGGAAGGATCAGGACAATCAAGATCGTATGGTATGGGTGAAATTTACGGATGACAACGTACCTGTTGAAGGTGCCGACGCTGTCCAATCCGTTTTGTTGAATACGGGGTTGTCAGAAGACCAGATGCGGGAGCAGATTTATAACGAATTGCCTGGCGCAGAAATTAAGCGGCTGCTGCCTGGAATGTATGAGGGCGAGTATGCCTGGCAGCTGCAGTATGAACACAACGGTCAGCGCGGTTATCGGTTTTATCGTTTTCAAGACGGTAACACCATCGGTAATGACATTATTCTTCCAAATCAATAA
- the asnS gene encoding asparagine--tRNA ligase has protein sequence MATKSVIRNVNQHVGETVTIGAWINNKRSSGKIQFLQLRDGSGYIQGVVVKSEVSEQVWDDAKSLTQESSLYVTGVIREEPRSQSGYEMTVTGIEIIHLTENYPITPKEHGVDYLMDHRHLWLRTQKQRAIMVIRAEIIRAVQDYFDSNGFTLVDPPILTPTSAEGTTNLFHTKYFDEDAYLTQSGQLYMEAAAMALGKVYSFGPTFRAEKSKTRRHLIEFWMIEPEMAFTDHEESLQVQEQFISHVVQSVVKNCRQELETIGRDISKLEAIQAPFPRITYDEAIEFLHTQDFDIPWGEDFGAPHETAIAEKYDKPVFITHYPAGIKAFYMKPDPNRPEVVLCADMIAPEGYGEIIGGSQRIDDPQLLEERFKEHDLSMETYQWYMDLRKYGTVPHSGFGLGLERTVAWICGLDHVRETIPFPRTLYRLYP, from the coding sequence ATGGCCACCAAAAGTGTGATTCGTAACGTCAACCAGCATGTCGGCGAGACCGTCACGATCGGCGCCTGGATCAACAACAAGCGTTCCAGCGGCAAGATCCAATTCCTGCAGCTTCGCGATGGATCCGGATATATCCAGGGTGTTGTTGTGAAGAGCGAAGTATCCGAACAAGTATGGGATGACGCGAAAAGCCTGACACAGGAAAGCTCGTTGTACGTGACGGGTGTTATACGTGAAGAGCCGCGGAGCCAATCGGGTTACGAGATGACGGTTACCGGCATTGAAATCATACATCTTACGGAAAACTATCCGATTACGCCTAAAGAGCATGGCGTCGATTACTTAATGGACCATCGTCATCTGTGGCTTCGTACCCAGAAACAACGTGCGATCATGGTAATCCGTGCTGAAATTATCCGCGCGGTTCAAGATTACTTTGATTCCAACGGATTTACGCTGGTGGATCCGCCGATTTTGACCCCAACTTCCGCGGAGGGTACAACGAATCTGTTCCACACGAAGTATTTTGATGAAGATGCTTATTTGACCCAGAGTGGGCAGTTATACATGGAGGCTGCCGCTATGGCGCTCGGTAAGGTATACTCCTTCGGTCCGACGTTCCGTGCCGAGAAGTCCAAAACTCGCCGTCACCTGATCGAGTTCTGGATGATTGAGCCTGAGATGGCCTTCACGGACCATGAGGAGAGCCTTCAGGTACAGGAGCAGTTCATTAGTCATGTGGTGCAGTCCGTGGTTAAAAACTGCCGCCAGGAGCTTGAAACGATCGGTCGTGATATTTCGAAGCTGGAGGCGATCCAGGCACCATTCCCGCGGATCACGTACGATGAGGCCATTGAATTCCTGCATACGCAAGATTTTGATATTCCTTGGGGTGAGGATTTTGGCGCGCCTCATGAAACGGCCATTGCCGAGAAGTATGACAAGCCGGTCTTTATTACCCATTACCCGGCGGGAATCAAGGCTTTCTACATGAAGCCGGATCCGAATCGTCCGGAAGTCGTTCTGTGTGCGGATATGATCGCTCCGGAAGGTTATGGCGAGATTATTGGCGGATCGCAGCGGATCGACGATCCGCAGCTGCTTGAAGAGCGCTTCAAGGAGCATGATCTGTCGATGGAAACCTATCAATGGTATATGGATTTGCGTAAATACGGCACCGTTCCTCATTCCGGCTTCGGTCTAGGTCTTGAGCGTACCGTTGCCTGGATTTGCGGTTTGGACCATGTGCGTGAAACGATTCCGTTCCCACGTACTCTGTACCGGTTGTACCCGTAA
- a CDS encoding acetate/propionate family kinase, with amino-acid sequence MNILVINAGSSSLKYQLYNMTDESVLAKGLVERIGMDSSILTHKPTGKQDVTEVSEILEHTTAIRKVLGMLTNEEHGVIDSIDSIQAVGHRVVHGGESFKESALVDSDAKAEIRRLFDLAPLHNPASMMGIKAAETNMPGVPQVVVFDTAFHQTMPEKSYLYAIPRVLYNKYKVRRYGAHGTSHAYVSQAAAEFLNRPLEDLKIITCHIGNGASLTAVKGGKSIDTSMGMTPLEGLMMGTRSGDLDPAIVPFVMNKEELTVNEVNSMLNKHSGLLAISGISSDMREITEGMEKGDPNSTLAFEMYEYRLRKYIGSYAAVMNGVDVIVFTAGVGENSVVLRQRVLEQLTYLGVELDEELNSIRSGEPRRISAANSKVEVLVIPTNEELVIARDTHRIVQASNR; translated from the coding sequence ATGAATATTCTCGTAATTAATGCAGGTAGTTCTTCACTGAAGTATCAACTGTACAACATGACGGATGAATCCGTGCTGGCAAAGGGCTTGGTCGAACGGATCGGCATGGATTCCTCGATTCTGACGCATAAGCCGACGGGAAAACAGGATGTAACCGAAGTCAGCGAAATTCTGGAGCATACCACGGCCATCCGCAAAGTGCTGGGCATGCTCACGAACGAGGAGCACGGCGTGATCGATTCCATCGACAGCATTCAGGCCGTTGGACACCGCGTCGTGCACGGCGGGGAGTCTTTTAAAGAATCCGCGCTCGTTGACAGTGACGCCAAAGCGGAAATCCGCCGCTTGTTCGATTTGGCTCCGCTTCACAATCCTGCATCGATGATGGGGATTAAGGCAGCAGAAACCAATATGCCGGGCGTCCCGCAGGTCGTTGTATTTGATACGGCGTTCCATCAGACGATGCCGGAGAAATCATACCTGTACGCTATTCCGAGAGTACTTTATAATAAATATAAAGTACGTCGTTACGGTGCGCACGGCACGTCCCACGCCTATGTCAGCCAGGCAGCGGCAGAATTTCTGAACCGGCCGCTGGAGGATCTGAAGATCATAACCTGCCATATCGGTAACGGTGCTTCCCTGACAGCAGTAAAAGGCGGGAAATCCATCGATACCTCCATGGGGATGACCCCGCTGGAAGGGCTCATGATGGGTACGCGCAGCGGTGATTTGGACCCTGCAATCGTACCGTTTGTCATGAATAAGGAAGAGCTGACCGTCAATGAAGTGAACTCCATGCTGAACAAGCACAGCGGCTTGCTGGCGATTTCCGGAATCAGCAGTGATATGCGTGAGATTACGGAAGGCATGGAAAAAGGCGATCCGAACTCCACATTGGCCTTTGAAATGTATGAGTATCGCCTTCGTAAATACATCGGATCTTACGCTGCCGTCATGAATGGCGTGGATGTCATCGTATTTACTGCGGGCGTCGGCGAGAATTCGGTCGTTCTTCGTCAAAGAGTGCTTGAGCAGCTTACCTATCTCGGAGTAGAATTGGATGAGGAGCTGAACAGCATTCGTTCCGGCGAGCCGCGCCGTATTTCTGCGGCAAATTCGAAGGTCGAGGTACTAGTGATCCCTACCAACGAAGAACTGGTTATTGCTCGGGATACGCATCGTATCGTACAAGCTTCCAACCGTTAA
- a CDS encoding DnaD domain-containing protein, whose amino-acid sequence MDHDGNVDTGVNGWTAGAAAGMSQGMAIIPYALLKHYRSLGLSDREAMLVIHLIGYQQVEFKAFPSLEELAEVTGAPTEFIATSLQRLMKVGLIGIDEYVDETQGIHYERYNLHGLYEKLASCLAEEHKAKTPEGTKFASPLLNARPATSKSAVSGDSVPEKEERNLFTIFEKEFGRPLSPMELETISGWVDADRYPDELILLALKEAVFAGKLHFRYIDRILLEWSRNRVRTAQDAKAYTQKFRNIGR is encoded by the coding sequence ATGGACCACGACGGTAACGTGGACACAGGCGTGAATGGGTGGACGGCCGGCGCCGCTGCCGGCATGAGTCAAGGAATGGCGATCATTCCTTATGCCTTGCTCAAGCATTACCGGTCACTTGGTTTAAGCGACCGTGAAGCCATGCTGGTCATTCATTTGATTGGTTATCAGCAGGTGGAGTTCAAGGCGTTTCCTTCGCTGGAGGAGCTTGCGGAAGTGACGGGGGCTCCCACCGAATTCATCGCTACCAGCTTGCAGCGCTTGATGAAGGTAGGGCTGATCGGGATTGATGAGTATGTGGACGAAACCCAGGGGATTCATTACGAGCGCTACAATCTCCACGGATTGTATGAAAAGCTCGCTTCGTGCCTGGCTGAAGAGCACAAAGCAAAGACCCCAGAAGGAACCAAGTTTGCGTCTCCGCTTTTGAATGCCCGCCCTGCTACCAGCAAATCAGCTGTTTCGGGGGATTCTGTTCCTGAGAAGGAAGAGCGGAATTTGTTCACCATTTTCGAAAAAGAGTTTGGCCGCCCGCTGTCGCCCATGGAGCTGGAAACGATCTCCGGCTGGGTTGATGCGGATCGCTATCCGGACGAGTTAATCCTATTGGCTCTGAAAGAAGCGGTATTTGCGGGCAAACTGCATTTCCGCTACATTGACCGGATCCTGCTTGAATGGAGCCGCAACCGGGTGCGTACCGCACAGGATGCCAAAGCCTATACGCAGAAATTTAGAAATATCGGAAGATAG
- a CDS encoding HAD family hydrolase, which yields MRYNHILFDLDGTLTDPREGITKAVSYALGQHGIIVNDLSELECFIGPPLQATFIEKYHFSEAEAWGAVLSYREYYKDTGLYENEVYGGIRELLGLLLSQGRRLYVATSKPTVFAETVLEHFQLTAYFSMVCGSELDGSRSAKTEIIQHVLDTCRIHTSEAVMIGDRKHDLIGARNCGIHSIAAGYGYGSEEELAACKPIYYFKTVEEMLRSFASLAV from the coding sequence ATGAGATACAATCATATTTTATTTGATTTGGATGGCACCTTGACTGATCCGCGTGAAGGCATTACGAAAGCCGTAAGTTATGCACTCGGTCAGCATGGGATTATCGTAAACGATCTATCCGAGCTGGAATGTTTTATCGGTCCTCCGCTCCAGGCGACCTTTATCGAAAAATATCATTTTAGTGAAGCCGAGGCTTGGGGCGCCGTATTGAGCTACCGTGAATATTATAAGGACACCGGCCTTTATGAAAATGAGGTGTATGGTGGAATACGTGAGCTATTGGGTTTGCTGTTATCCCAAGGGCGCCGCTTGTATGTCGCTACCTCCAAACCTACGGTTTTTGCCGAGACAGTCCTTGAGCATTTTCAGCTAACCGCTTATTTTTCCATGGTGTGCGGGAGCGAACTGGACGGTTCCCGGTCCGCCAAGACTGAAATCATTCAGCACGTTCTGGATACATGCCGGATTCATACATCGGAAGCCGTTATGATTGGAGACCGGAAGCATGATCTGATTGGAGCGCGAAACTGCGGGATACACAGTATTGCTGCAGGGTATGGGTATGGTTCCGAAGAGGAGCTGGCGGCATGCAAGCCCATCTATTATTTTAAAACCGTGGAGGAAATGCTTCGGTCGTTTGCAAGCTTAGCGGTTTAA
- a CDS encoding AAA family ATPase, protein MPKLAKEIMLGFIPVLLVFLVFVGVNIVPLLIAAALVGGLLFIAKMKGGIAVGAANERKRKKSGPAKLTFEEIGGQDNAKQELREALDFLIRHEDIKKFGIRPLKGILLTGPPGTGKTLMAKAAAHYTDSIFVAASGSEFVEMYVGVGAGRIRDLFKDARNRAAKENKQNAIIFIDEIDVIGGKREGGQQREYDQTLNQLLTEMDGIYSQDTPRILVIAATNRKEMLDSALLRPGRFDRHIQVDLPDKKGRTHILNLHAGNKPLHEDVDLEKIAEEAYGFSGAQLESVMNEAAIYTMRENEQFIHQRHLSMAIDKVMMGERSDRESNLEEKKRVAIHELGHAIMAELVRPGSVKQVALSPRGKALGYVRHNPQEEQYLYTKTFLEEQIMIALGGAAAEEIFYGGRSTGSSNDFEQSLNIVETMMKSGLTSLGIVNMNMVTTEELMKENNVILEELMNRTKNLLEQKRPIFDNSLDILLKEEILSGEQFRCQFRENALLPA, encoded by the coding sequence ATGCCTAAATTAGCTAAAGAAATCATGTTAGGCTTTATTCCGGTTTTGCTGGTATTCCTTGTGTTTGTCGGCGTGAACATCGTGCCCCTGCTCATCGCTGCAGCACTTGTAGGCGGCTTGTTGTTTATCGCGAAGATGAAGGGCGGCATCGCAGTAGGCGCAGCGAATGAGCGGAAGCGGAAAAAGAGCGGACCTGCCAAGCTGACGTTCGAAGAAATCGGCGGGCAGGATAATGCGAAGCAAGAGCTGCGTGAAGCACTGGATTTTCTGATTCGTCATGAAGACATTAAGAAATTCGGGATTCGTCCATTGAAGGGCATTCTTCTCACCGGGCCTCCGGGAACAGGGAAAACGTTGATGGCTAAAGCCGCTGCCCATTACACCGATTCGATCTTTGTCGCTGCATCCGGCAGTGAATTTGTTGAGATGTATGTCGGTGTTGGTGCAGGGCGCATCCGGGATTTGTTCAAGGATGCCCGTAACCGTGCGGCAAAGGAAAACAAGCAAAACGCCATTATCTTCATCGATGAGATCGATGTCATTGGCGGTAAACGCGAAGGCGGCCAGCAGCGCGAGTACGACCAGACGCTGAATCAGCTGCTAACCGAGATGGATGGCATCTATTCGCAGGATACTCCTCGTATTCTGGTAATTGCCGCGACAAACCGGAAAGAAATGCTGGATAGCGCACTGCTGCGTCCAGGGCGTTTCGACCGTCACATTCAGGTCGATCTGCCGGATAAGAAGGGACGCACTCATATTTTGAATCTGCATGCGGGCAATAAGCCGCTGCATGAAGATGTCGACTTGGAGAAAATCGCCGAAGAAGCATACGGCTTCTCGGGCGCACAACTCGAGAGCGTCATGAATGAAGCGGCCATTTACACGATGCGCGAGAATGAACAGTTTATCCATCAGCGTCATTTGTCCATGGCGATTGACAAGGTAATGATGGGTGAGCGTTCCGACCGTGAATCGAATTTGGAAGAGAAGAAGCGCGTTGCCATACATGAATTGGGACATGCTATTATGGCAGAGCTTGTGCGTCCCGGCAGTGTGAAGCAAGTTGCACTCAGCCCGCGTGGTAAAGCGCTAGGTTATGTTCGTCATAATCCGCAGGAGGAACAATATCTATACACGAAAACCTTCCTGGAAGAGCAAATTATGATTGCGCTTGGCGGTGCGGCCGCCGAAGAGATCTTTTACGGAGGCCGAAGCACAGGCTCAAGCAATGACTTTGAGCAATCGCTGAACATCGTGGAGACGATGATGAAGTCAGGTTTGACGTCGCTGGGCATTGTTAACATGAACATGGTAACAACTGAAGAGTTAATGAAAGAGAATAATGTGATTTTGGAAGAGTTAATGAACCGCACCAAGAATCTCTTGGAACAGAAACGGCCAATATTCGACAATTCACTTGATATCCTGTTGAAGGAAGAAATTCTCTCGGGGGAACAATTTCGTTGTCAATTTCGTGAAAACGCGCTTTTACCAGCATAA
- a CDS encoding amidohydrolase — protein sequence MTTTKWMVKNGTFAVLEEGRSVLHGYMVVENDRITYLGEEEPTVQEGTEIIDGTHLFFLPGLVNTHGHAAMSLLRGYGDDLALQVWLQEKMWPMEAKFTADDVYWGTSLSVLEMIKGGTTTFVDMYDHMDQVAKVVEDSGMRGVLTRGVIGLCPPEVQQQKLEEAVAFAKDWHGQADGRITTMISPHAPYTCPPDFIEKFVQASHDLNLPLHTHMSETETEVAQNVNDYGLRPVAHLEKLGMFSRPTLLAHAVHLTDEEIEILAKHQVMVSHNPGSNLKLASGIARVPALLKAGVTVSLGTDGPASNNNLDMFEEMRLAALIHKGVSGDPTAIPASEALRMGTEYGAKSAFLTDIGTLAVGMKADMIALNTDQAHFLPKTDYISHAIYSASAKDVEHVWVDGKQVVKNGASLTLDEERIRREAQRAFERLTTL from the coding sequence ATGACGACAACGAAGTGGATGGTTAAAAACGGAACGTTTGCGGTACTAGAGGAAGGCAGATCCGTGTTACACGGATATATGGTCGTGGAGAACGACCGGATCACTTACCTGGGTGAAGAAGAGCCGACTGTCCAAGAGGGAACAGAAATCATCGACGGAACCCATCTGTTTTTCCTGCCTGGATTGGTGAATACGCACGGACATGCGGCCATGTCGCTTCTTCGCGGGTATGGCGACGATCTGGCACTGCAAGTATGGCTTCAGGAAAAAATGTGGCCGATGGAAGCCAAATTCACGGCCGACGATGTATACTGGGGAACCTCGCTCTCCGTGCTGGAGATGATTAAAGGCGGAACCACGACATTTGTGGATATGTATGATCATATGGATCAGGTTGCAAAGGTAGTGGAGGACTCAGGCATGCGCGGCGTTCTGACGCGCGGTGTCATCGGATTATGTCCGCCTGAGGTGCAGCAGCAGAAGCTGGAAGAGGCGGTTGCATTCGCGAAAGACTGGCATGGTCAGGCTGACGGTAGAATTACGACGATGATCTCACCGCATGCACCCTATACGTGCCCGCCGGATTTCATCGAAAAATTCGTGCAAGCGTCACATGATTTGAATCTGCCTTTGCATACGCATATGTCCGAAACGGAAACGGAAGTAGCTCAGAACGTAAATGACTACGGACTTCGCCCTGTTGCCCATCTAGAGAAGCTTGGCATGTTCTCCCGTCCAACGCTGCTTGCGCATGCCGTCCATCTGACCGATGAAGAAATCGAAATTCTGGCCAAACATCAAGTTATGGTTTCGCATAATCCAGGCAGCAATTTGAAGCTTGCCAGCGGCATCGCTCGCGTGCCTGCACTGCTGAAAGCCGGGGTCACCGTGTCTTTGGGTACCGATGGACCTGCCAGCAATAATAATCTGGATATGTTTGAAGAGATGCGGCTGGCCGCACTGATCCATAAAGGAGTAAGCGGGGATCCAACCGCAATTCCAGCATCCGAAGCGCTTCGGATGGGTACAGAATATGGAGCCAAGTCAGCCTTCCTTACGGATATTGGTACGCTTGCGGTAGGCATGAAGGCAGATATGATCGCACTGAACACGGATCAGGCGCACTTCCTTCCGAAGACGGATTACATTTCTCATGCTATCTACTCCGCCAGTGCGAAGGATGTAGAGCATGTATGGGTTGACGGCAAGCAGGTAGTGAAGAATGGCGCGAGTCTCACTCTCGATGAGGAACGTATCCGCCGGGAAGCGCAGCGTGCCTTTGAGCGTCTTACAACCCTCTAG
- a CDS encoding CD3324 family protein: protein MKYINADIILPEELLKEVQKYVQGGMVYIPKPEGLRKKWGENSGSRVYLKKRNLEIRQLFASGATIDQLSSQFCLSCDSIKKIVYTKNK from the coding sequence ATGAAATATATAAACGCGGATATTATCCTTCCAGAGGAATTGTTGAAGGAAGTACAGAAATATGTACAGGGCGGGATGGTGTATATCCCGAAACCTGAAGGGTTACGCAAGAAATGGGGAGAAAACTCGGGAAGCCGGGTGTATTTGAAAAAAAGAAACCTGGAGATCCGGCAGTTGTTTGCGTCGGGCGCTACCATTGACCAGCTTTCTTCTCAATTTTGTTTATCCTGCGATTCCATCAAAAAAATTGTATATACCAAAAACAAGTAA